One Fusarium musae strain F31 chromosome 6, whole genome shotgun sequence DNA segment encodes these proteins:
- a CDS encoding hypothetical protein (EggNog:ENOG41) — protein sequence MGYYQTIMYEKLGITGKTNLLVAGMHNCTGPLANLFFITFISDRIGRKRPLIYGIIAITIALILESAVNSQNVDGTHRGLSIAGVAFLFCVTIIFSLSFGPVSWTYMSEVMPYQIRGKGCAFATGIVSPFALDELGWKFYFLFVAFNLVITLPTLIFAFRETKGLSLEEIDLMFGDRALGNLPADIEKDGGVIAVTNTHDERPHQDL from the exons ATGGG TTACTACCAAACCATCATGTACGAGAAGCTTGGAATTACTGGAAAGACAAATCTTCTGGTTGCAGGCATGCACAACTGCACCGGCCCTCTTGCGA ATCTGTTTttcatcaccttcatctcTGATAGGATCGGCCGAAAGAGGCCTCTGATCTATGGTATTATTGCCATCACCATTGCTCTAATCCTAGAGAGTGCGGTCAACTCTCAGAACGTCGATGGCACACACCGTGGCCTCAGTATTGCCGGGGTTGCCTTCTTATTCTGTGTCACAATCATATTCTCGTTGTCGTTTGGCCCTGTTTCCTGGACGTACATGTCTGAGGTTATGCCATATCAAATCCGAGGAAAGGGTTGTGCATTCGCCACGGGTATCG TCAGTCCCTTTGCCCTCGACGAGCTTGGCTGGAAGTTCTACTTCCTCTTCGTTG CTTTCAATCTTGTCATCACACTACCCACCCTTATCTTTGCCTTTCGAGAAACAAAGGGCCTATCCCTTGAGGAAATTGATCTCATGTTTGGTGATCGGGCTCTCGGGAACCTTCCTGCAGATATTGAGAAGGACGGAGGTGTCATTGCTGTGACTAACACCCATGATGAGAGACCTCACCAGGATCTTTGA
- a CDS encoding hypothetical protein (EggNog:ENOG41), translating into MFASGAGGVHAWEASIETFNIYLMDVYLAAFIYVLCGSLAKLALLMFYFRLSPQRWFKISVWSTAVFISGYTIGIFFAVMFACHPIAMNWDVTITEGKCINRPGLYIATAITNIISDVVLFILPLPMVLQLQMPFKQKVGLMGIFTIGSLTVVTSIVRVSLLPGMLKSMDLTWVIAFPSIWIIVEANLIITCATMPTLRKFFKHVAPKLIGESRYGSKTGKSSKYGKPDTGSKPPSRPFGPSSQGRRDRTQYSQFDGDENPIPDNFALGPINGRVGHNTSVGQSEEVTGWIDSDSEKGIVGGTIKPAIVQTKTVTVEYERSL; encoded by the exons ATGTTTGCTTCTGGCGCTGGAGGAGTGCATGCCTGGGAAGCCTCTATTGAGACCTTTAACATTTACCTAATG GATGTCTATCTTGCCGCATTCATATATGTCCTCTGTGGTTCCCTGGCCAAACTCGCTCTCCTCATGTTCTACTTCCGACTGTCTCCTCAGCGTTGGTTCAAAATCTCAGTTTGGTCAACCGCTGTATTTATCAGCGGATACACCATCGGGATATTCTTCGCTGTTATGTTTGCCTGCCATCCTATTGCCATGAACTGGGATGTTACAATCACAGAAGGCAAATGTATTAACAGACCTGGTCTGTATATCGCGACCGCCAtaaccaacatcatcagcgaCGTTGTCCTATTTATACTGCCGTTGCCGATGGTTCTGCAACTCCAGATGCCCTTCAAGCAAAAGGTGGGTTTGATGGGCATCTTTACAATCGGATCTTTGACAGTAGTCACATCAATTGTGCGCGTCTCGCTTCTTCCTGGAATGCTTAAATCTATGGACCTGACTTGGGTTATCGCTTTCCCTTCGATTTGGAT TATCGTTGAAGCGAACCTGATCATTACCTGTGCGACGATGCCAACGCTCCGCAAGTTCTTCAAACATGTTGCCCCCAAGCTTATCGGCGAGTCACGATATGGCAGCAAAACAGGGAAATCGTCAAAATACGGCAAGCCAGATACAGGATCCAAGCCTCCGAGTCGACCATTTGGCCCCTCTTCCCAGGGACGCCGTGACCGAACACAATATTCACAATtcgatggcgatgagaacCCTATACCCGATAACTTTGCTCTAGGCCCCATAAATGGACGCGTGGGACACAATACCAGCGTTGGCCAGAGTGAAGAGGTGACGGGTTGGATCGATAGTGATTCTGAAAAGGGGATCGTTGGGGGGACGATCAAACCAGCAATTGTCCAGACAAAGACAGTGACGGTGGAGTATGAACGATCACTATGA
- a CDS encoding hypothetical protein (CAZy:AA7) has product MKLGVLATGAAYGTTLLPSSPQQCCSALLKEAGLSDLVVTKNQSLYNERIDSYWSVSAALHPDCMVLPKTARNPPDDVSKVMEVITKNQCKFGIRGGGHGNFKLSNSVEEGITIDFGFMNGTSYDEEKNVVSVGPGGHWQDVYDTLIPYGLAVAGGRAGTVGVGGFVTGGGNSFYSASHGMACDTVAGWQLVLANGDIVEANAESNADLWQAMKGGSGNLGLITRIDMYPIEFVDRSNPSIWGGNLLYMPESGPAVIDALIDFTANVPKDENSSSIVYWAYLPALAGGTILNAAIENTKGEVKPPAFDSFYAIPDIQGDTTVTEKLSKVTKDLGSGQPPHFRNVWFTSSFKPNAELLNYVVEKYDELNQALEALMPSAESELNTLCMFQPITKSIAEKGVKNGGNVMGLDKYTEDGDGIMFLLTWAAKGEASEEAAFPLLKAYMDDIEIKAKEMDAWWAWKFVNYAHLTQDPLATIGDEALAKLRAASKKYDPQGVFQKLRSSGVKIPF; this is encoded by the exons ATGAAGCTTGGTGTGTTGGCTACTGGTGCCGCTTATGGCACCACATTGCTCCCTTCTAGCCCTCAGCAGTGT tgctctgctctgctgaAGGAGGCTGGCCTCTCCGATCTTGTCGTCACAAAGAACCAGTCACTTTACAATGAGCGAATCGACTCCTACTGGTCCGTCAGTGCTGCCTTGCATCCTGACTGCATGGTACTACCCAAGACGGCACGTAATCCG CCAGATGATGTCTCAAAGGTCATGGAGGTCATCACCAAGAATCAATGCAAGTTCGGTATTCGCGGCGGCGGCCATGGCAACTTTAAGTTGTCCAACTCTGTCGAGGAGGGCATTACAATCGACTTTG GTTTTATGAATGGAACATCGTacgacgaagagaagaatgtCGTGAGCGTAGGACCTGGTGGTCATTGGCAAGATGTCTACGACACTCTTATCCCATATGGTCTTGCTGTCGCTGG TGGTCGTGCCGGaactgttggtgttggtggtttcGTGACAGGTGGAGGAAACTCCTTTTATTCTGCATCTCAT GGAATGGCATGCGATACAGTGGCGGGTTGGCAGCTCGTCCTCGCCAACGGTGACATCGTTGAGGCTAACGCCGAATCCAATGCTGATCTCTGGCAG GCCATGAAGGGTGGCTCTGGAAACCTGGGTCTGATCACAAGAATCGACATGTATCCCATTGAGTTTGTCGACCGTAGCAACCCTTCAATCTGGGGTGGCAACCTTCTCTACATGCCTGAGTCAGGCCCTGCAGTTATCGATGCCCTTATTGATTTCACCGCCAATGTCCCCAAGGACGAAAACTCCAGCAGCATCGTTTACTGGGCTTATCTTCCCGCCTTAGCTGGTGGCACTATTCTCAACGCAGCTATAGAGAACACCAAGGGTGAGGTCAAGCCCCCTGCTTTCGACAGCTTCTATGCCATCCCTGATATTCAAGGTGACACCACCGTCACTGAAAAGCTTAGCAAGGTCACCAAGGATCTCGGTTCAGGCCAACCTCCCCACTTCCGCAACGTCTGGTTCACAAGCTCCTTCAAGCCCAATGCTGAACTCCTGAACTATGTCGTTGAGAAGTATGACGAGCTCAACCAGGCCCTTGAGGCTCTCATGCCTAGTGCCGAGTCAGAGCTCAACACACTCTGCATGTTCCAACCCATCACCAAGTCCATCGCCGAGAAGGGTGTCAAGAATGGCGGCAACGTCATGGGTCTAGACAAGTATACAGAGGACGGGGATGGTATCATGTTCCTCCTCACCTGGGCTGCTAAGGGTGAGGCAAGCGAGGAGGCTGCTTTCCCTCTCCTCAAGGCTTACATGGACGATATCGAGATCAAGGCAAAGGAGATGGATGCTTGGTGGGCTTGGAAGTTTGTCAACTACGCTCATCTTACACAAGATCCCCTAGCGACTATTGGAGATGAGGCTCTTGCCAAGCTTCGTGCTGCCAGCAAGAAGTACGATCCTCAGGGTGTCTTCCAGAAGCTCCGATCTTCTGGTGTAAAGATTCCTTTTTAA
- a CDS encoding hypothetical protein (CAZy:AA3), which yields MAAAAPDSTYDFIICGGGTSGCVVAARLAEDPNVKVLVLEAGPHNEHLENVHMVGGWSNNFDKETDWNIVSIPGPGVNNRSVKLSRGKFLGGSSGCNGTLMVKGMKQDYDDWNLSGWSGDDMFKYMLKAENFHTKDWFKETKGAHGYEGHVHTEPHDLAPISNLIGESMVSKGLPLDHDMFSSGVNPHGCGHSVRTVHQGLRTTSADFITKQKPRDNLHLMVETHVDKVIIEKDRQGELKATGVRAVKADGSVVELKASKEVIISSGAYCSPNVLNRSGIGAKVELEQHGITTLVDLPGVGKNLQDHLIVFMFYETDKEGLTTDSLVYHGNALEKAYTQWKEEKKGPLTVFPFGIFAYARMDERLADSKIWNAAPRKEGRDPMGLTPKQPQIEFFTTECYGGPKQYDQFPIDNKHAFSMIAELFAPKSRGTVTLRDASPTSVPVVDCNYLSDPLDLEVLAEACAFGNEIITEGSGTKDIVKGSWPSDLVHHKYKTREDWKEYVKDNATTCYHASGSCAAGKKDNPMAVVDEKLQVYGVKGLRVADCSIMPTVNNGHTQMPAYGIGEKAADLIKERWALSAKL from the exons atggctgctgctgctccagaCTCTACTTatgacttcatcatctgcgG TGGTGGCACTTCAGGCTGCGTTGTGGCAGCACGCCTCGCTGAGGATCCCAATGTAAAGGTTCTCGTTCTAGAGGCTGGTCCCCATAATGAGCATCTTGAGAACGTTCACATGGTTGGAGG TTGGTCCAACAACTTCGACAAGGAGACTGACTGGAATATCGTCTCTATACCTGGCCCTGGTGTCAACAATCGCTCTGTGAAGCTTAGCCGGGGCAAGTTCCTTGGCGGCTCTTCAGGTTGCAATGGCACTCTTATGGTCAAGGGAATG AAACAAGATTATGATGACTGGAACCTATCCGGTTGGAGTGGTGATGACATGTTCAAGTACATGCTCAAG GCTGAGAACTTTCACACAAAAGATTGGTTCAAGGAGACGAAAGGCGCCCATGGTTATGAAGGCCATGTCCACACCGAGCCCCATGACTTGGCTCCTATCTCCAACTTGATCGGAGAATCCATGGTATCAAAGGGTCTTCCTCTCGACCACGATATGTTTTCCTCAGGTGTGAACCCCCATGGCTGCGGCCACTCTGTTAGAACAGTCCACCAAGGCCTTCGTACCACTAGCGCAGACTTCATCACCAAGCAGAAACCTAGAGATAACCTACACCTCATGGTCGAGACACATGTTGACAAGGTCATCATTGAGAAGGACAGACAAGGAGAGTTGAAGGCCACTGGTGTTCGAGCAGTCAAGGCCGATGGATCAGTCGTTGAGCTCAAGGCCTCTAAGGAGGTTATTATATCTTCCGGTGCTTACTGCTCACCCAACGTCCTCAACCGATCAGGCATCGGTGCAAAGGTTGAGCTAGAGCAGCACGGTATCACCACTCTTGTCGATCTTCCCGGCGTTGGAAAGAACCTCCAGGATCACTTGATCGTCTTTATGTTCTACGAGACTGACAAGGAGGGGCTCACCACTGATTCTCTAGTGTACCACGGTAACGCGTTAGAAAAGGCCTATACCCAatggaaggaggagaagaagggccCTCTGACAGTGTTCCCATTCGGAATCTTTGCCTACGCTCGCATGGATGAGCGTCTCGCCGACTCTAAGATCTGGAATGCAGCTCCTCGAAAAGAAGGCCGCGATCCTATGGGTCTTACTCCCAAACAGCCTCAGATTGAGTTCTTTACCACTGAGTGCTATGGCGGCCCGAAGCAGTACGACCAATTCCCCATCGACAACAAACACGCTTTCAGTATGATCGCCGAGCTCTTCGCTCCCAAGTCCCGCGGAACCGTTACTCTTCGCGACGCCTCACCAACATCTGTCCCTGTTGTCGACTGCAACTACCTCTCTGACCCTCTGGACCTTGAAGTCCTCGCTGAAGCATGCGCTTTTGGCAACGAGATCATCACCGAAGGTTCGGGCACCAAGGACATCGTCAAGGGTTCATGGCCCTCAGATCTTGTGCACCACAAGTACAAGACGCGCGAGGACTGGAAGGAATACGTCAAGGATAACGCTACAACTTGTTACCATGCCAGTGGATCGTGTGCCGCTGGCAAGAAGGATAACCCTATGGCTGTGGTGGATGAGAAGCTACAGGTCTATGGGGTCAAGGGGTTGAGAGTTGCAGATTGCTCGATAATGCCTACCGTGAACAATGGCCATACACAGATGCCTGCGTATGGAATTggtgagaaggctgctgatcTTATTAAGGAGAGATGGGCTCTGTCTGCGAAGTTGTAA
- a CDS encoding hypothetical protein (EggNog:ENOG41): MSPTITIRLSTSASQAARSAVAPTVRKSTSLVEKWRNASPQNRRYVLAGLAVVASVDVYMHYTYWPTIRAWFGGEKIVRN; this comes from the exons ATGTCgcccaccatcaccatccgCCTCTCCACCTCTGCCAGCCAAGCTGCTCGCAG CGCCGTCGCCCCCACTGTCCGAAAGTCTACCAGTTTGGTCGAGAAATGGAGGAATGCCTCTCCTCAGAATCGTCGATATGTCTTGGCAGGCCTCGCAGTCGTTGCCTCTGTTGATGTTTACATGCACTACACATACTGGCCTACTATTCGAGCATGGTTTGGTGGCGAGAAGATTGTTAGGAACTGA